One window of Cryptococcus neoformans var. grubii H99 chromosome 11, complete sequence genomic DNA carries:
- a CDS encoding aldo-keto reductase, translated as MPQQLKFQGISVPVPGFGCMGLSQSYGPADDNVSKVTLKKALDIGCTFWDSAVVYGKGHNEKLLGDFFKENNARDKVFIASKCGFDCLEPGSEGLGNVTNKASHINKYIEGTKERLGSYPDLYYLHRIDPNTPLEESITALDGLRKAGKCKYIGLSECGVATLRKACSIAKIDALQIEYSPWFTDHEDNGLIDAAKELGVSIIAYSPLGKGILSGKYRSPDDFPENDIRRTIPRFSKENMPKNLQIVDEFAKLAKAKGCTSGQIALAWVISQGAIPIPGTKTSERLEENFAAGKIELSEAEVAEIRDLVQRAKPIGARYGEAALKMVGH; from the exons ATGCCTCAGCAACTCAAGTTTCAAGGCATCTCCGTACCTGTCCCTGGCTTCGG ATGCATGGGCTTATCTCAGAGCTACGGACCTGCCGACGATAATGTGTCCAAGGTCAccttgaagaaggctttGGATATCGGGTGCACTTTCTGGGACTCTGCTGTCGTTTATGGCAAGGGCCACAATGAGAAATTGTTGGGCGATTTCTTTAAGGAAAACAACGCTCGTGACAAGGTCTTTATTGCCTCCAAATGCGGCTTTGAC TGCTTAGAGCCCGGTTCCGAAGGCCTCGGGAACGTCACCAACAAGGCCTCCCACATCAACAAATACATTGAAGGCACCAAGGAGCGACTTGGATCTTATCCCGACCTCTATTATCTCCACCGTATTGACCCCAATACTCCCCTTGAAGAATCTATCACAGCGCTCGATGGTTTAAGAAAGGCTGGCAAGTGCAAGTATATCGGTCTAAGCGAATGTGGTGTGGCTACCCTCCGAAAAGCTTGTTCCA TTGCCAAGATCGACGCCCTCCAAATCGAGTACTCTCCTTGGTTTACCGACCATGAAGACAACGGCTTGATCGATGCCGCCAAAGAGCTTGGTGTCAGCATCATTGCCTACTCGCCTCTGGGCAAGGGTATACTCTCCGGCAA GTATCGGAGTCCGGACGACTTCCCTGAAAATGACATCCGACGAACCATCCCTCGATTCAGCAAAGAAAACATGCCCAAGAATCTCCAGATTGTCGATGAATTCGCAAAGCTCGCCAAAGCCAAGGGATGTACTTCGGGCCAAATCGCTCTCGCATGGGTCATCAGCCAAGGTGCGATCCCCATCCCTGGGACTAAGACCTCTGAGAGGTTAGAGGAAAACTTTGCGGCTGGGAAGATTGAGCTTAGCGAAGCCGAGGTTGCTGAAATTAGAGATTTGGTGCAGAGGGCTAAGCCAATTGGGGCAAGGTATGGAGAGGCGGCGCTGAAGATGGTTGGCCATTAG
- a CDS encoding alcohol dehydrogenase codes for MVADNEFKGWAGLDEKACDGNLSFQEFAPKKWDEDDVDVKILYCGVCGSDVSSLTGEWGPVKDICPQVCGHEIVGEVVRIGTFPENGLKIGDLVGIGAQSDSCRECEWCKEGKENYCATQTITFNYPYNRGPNGKGSISRGGFAKYWRGPSKFAVPLPSGLEPDVAAPMLCGGVTVYSPLARFEVGTKRKRVGVIGVGGLGHMAILFAKAMGAEVTAISRSDAKKEDAFKLGATDYFAAGSNLQEAVKDRSRSLDFILCTINPESFPISDYLPLLTPAGVFCIVGVIPTPLQVPAFPLIMHSACVAGSNIGSPKEITEMFEFALKHNIKPWIQKWNFNDINKALPSFRKGDPRYRFVLVNTDNGGKL; via the exons ATGGTCGCCGACAACGAATTCAAAGGCTGGGCTGGTTTGGACGAGAAGGCCTGCGACGGCAACCTGTCATTCCAGGAGTTCGCTCCCAAGAagtgggatgaagatgacgtTGATG TTAAGATTTTGTACTGTGGTGTCTGTGGTTCAGATGTCTCCTCTTTAACTGGTGAATGGGGACCTGTCAAGGACATCTGCCCCCAGGTTTGTGGCCACGAAATCGTTGGTGAAGTTGTGAGGATCGGCACCTTTCCCGAAAACGGCCTCAAAATCGGTGACCTCGTTGGTATTGGTGCCCAATCAGACTCTTGTCGTGAATGCGAATGGTGCAAGGAAG GCAAGGAAAACTACTGTGCTACCCAAACCATCACTTTCAACTACCCCTACAACCGTGGTCCCAATGGCAAAGGGTCCATCTCACGAGGTGGTTTTGCCAAGTATTGGCGAGGACCTTCCAAGTTTGCTGtcccccttccttccgGCCTCGAGCCTGACGTTGCGGCACCCATGCTTTGTGGTGGTGTCACCGTTTACAGCCCCCTCGCTCGCTTCGAAGTCGGCACCAAGCGTAAGCGCGTCGGTGTCATCGGTGTCGGCGGTCTGGGTCATATGGCTATCCTTTTTGCCAAGGCCATGGGCGCTGAGGTGACCGCCATCTCTCGAAGTGAtgcgaagaaggaggacgcCTTCAAGCTTGGCGCTACCGATTACTTTGCTGCCGGTAGCAACTTGCAGGAGGCTGTCAAGGATCGCTCTCGATCTCTCGACTTTATCCTCTGTACAATCA ATCCTGAGAGTTTCCCCATCAGCGACTACCTCCCCCTTCTCACCCCCGCCGGTGTCTTCTGCATCGTTGGCGTCATCCCCACCCCTTTACAAGTCCCTGCTTTCCCTCTTATCATGCACAGCGCTTGCGTCGCTGGTTCCAACATCGGTAGCCCCAAGGAGATTACTGAAATGTTCGAATTTGCTCTTAAGCACAACATTAAGCCTTGGATCCAGAAGTGGAACTTCAACGATATCAACAAGGCGTTGCCTTCTTTCCGGAAAGGTGACCCCAGGTATAGATTCGTCTTGGTTAACACCGATAACGGCGGCAAGCTTTAA